In Carassius auratus strain Wakin chromosome 39, ASM336829v1, whole genome shotgun sequence, a genomic segment contains:
- the LOC113057768 gene encoding ankyrin repeat and SOCS box protein 5-like has product MRETTEGYRPFAAQLSNVYLTILALFCFKLFVRITLNLLTHFYIIKGNHKEAARISAEFYDNGQGHGSWADRSALHDAASQGRLLALKTLIAQGHSVNVLTIDHVSPLHEACIGGHVNCARALIDAGANVNVTTIDGVTPLFNSCSAGSLECLELLLQCDARPQALAVCQPSPIHEAVSRGHSKCVEALIAWAVDVDYEIPHMGTPLYSACRCKEFFCARKLLDGGANVQRGAHLETPLHAAAHKDCTSIVKLLLEFGADVNARNLEYKRPAEVAPPGSLTEGFLLIYEATPRSLRQLCRQRIRESLGRSRLHLLSHLPLPKAMKNFLQYR; this is encoded by the exons ATGAGAGAGACCACTGAGGGATACAGGCCATTCGCAGCACAGCTGTCCAATGTTTACCTTACCATCCTAGCCCTCTTCTGCTTCAAACTTTTTGTTAGAATTACCCTTAATCTACTCACGCACTTCTACATCATCAAAGGCAACCATAAGGAGGCTGCCCGGATTTCAGCTGAGTTCTATGATAATGGTCAAGGGCATG GGTCTTGGGCCGACCGCTCTGCTCTTCATGATGCTGCCAGCCAAGGACGTTTGCTGGCTCTCAAGACCCTTATTGCACAG GGCCACAGCGTGAATGTGCTGACAATAGACCACGTTAGCCCTCTTCATGAGGCGTGCATAGGGGGCCATGTTAACTGTGCCAGAGCCCTGATAGATGCTGGAGCCAAC GTTAATGTGACAACTATAGATGGAGTGACGCCATTGTTTAATTCCTGCTCAGCTGGCAGTTTGGAATGTCTAGAGCTGCTCTTGCAGTGTGACGCCAGACCACAGGCCCTGGCTGTATGCCAGCCTTCACCTATCCATGAGGCAGTCAGCAGGG GTCACAGTAAGTGTGTGGAGGCACTGATTGCGTGGGCTGTTGATGTGGACTATGAAATCCCTCACATGGGCACTCCTCTCTACAGTGCTTGTCGATGTAAGGAGTTCTTTTGTGCCCGCAAGCTGCTTGATGGAG GTGCAAATGTGCAGAGAGGTGCACATTTGGAGACTCCTCTTCATGCAGCAGCCCATAAAGACTGTACAAGCATAGTGAAACTCCTGCTGGAATTTGGGGCAGATGTAAATGCACGCAACCTGGAGTATAAGCGTCCCGCAGAGGTTGCTCCTCCAGGGAGCCTTACAGAAGGATTCCTATTGATTTATGAAG CGACGCCCCGTTCTCTGCGTCAGCTCTGCCGTCAGCGAATCAGGGAGAGTTTGGGACGTTCCCGACTACATCTTCTTTCACATTTGCCCCTCCCCAAAGCTATGAAGAACTTTCTACAATATAGATAA
- the LOC113057775 gene encoding neuronal membrane glycoprotein M6-a-like — MEEDMDEGQTQKGCAECCLKCLGGIPYPSLIATILLYAGVALFCGCGHEALSGTVTILQNYFEVIKGPGDGLDVFTIIDIIKYVIYGIASAFFVYGILLMVEGFFTSGAIKDLYGDFKITTCGRCVSAWFIMLTYIFMLAWLGVTAFTSLPVFMYFNIWTICQNMTVLEGASLCLDPRQFGVVPIGEEKTVCAGSEKFYKMCESNELDMTFHLFVCALAGAGAAVIAMIHYLMVLSANWAYVKDACKMQKYEDCKSKEEQELHDIHSTRSKERLNAYT, encoded by the exons ATGGAAGAGGACATGGATGAGGGACAGACCCAGAAGG GATGTGCGGAGTGTTGTCTGAAATGTTTAGGAGGAATCCCTTATCCATCCCTGATTGCCACCATCCTGCTGTATGCTGGAGTGGCGCTCTTCTGTGGATGTGGGCATGAAGCTCTTTCTGGGACGGTCACCATCCTCCAGAACTACTTTGAGGTGATCAAGGGACCTGGAGATGGTCTGGATGTGTTTACAAT CATTGACATTATCAAGTATGTGATCTATGGCATTGCCTCTGCATTCTTCGTCTATGGCATTCTTCTGATGGTCGAAGGCTTCTTTACCAGTGGGGCCATCAAGGACCTGTATGGAGACTTCAAGATCACCACCTGTGGGCGCTGTGTCAGTGCATGG TTCATCATGTTGACGTACATCTTCATGTTGGCTTGGCTGGGTGTGACAGCATTCACTTCGTTGCCTGTCTTCATGTATTTCAACATCTGGACCATTTGCCAAAACATGACCGTTCTGGAGGGAGCGAGTTTATGTCTTGACCCGCGCCAGTTTG gtGTCGTGCCCATTGGAGAGGAGAAGACTGTATGTGCAGGATCAGAGAAGTTCTACAAAATGTGCGAATCGAATGAG CTGGATATGACTttccatttgtttgtgtgtgcgttgGCTGGGGCTGGAGCTGCAGTCATTGCCATG ATCCATTACCTGATGGTGCTGTCTGCCAACTGGGCCTATGTGAAGGATGCGTGTAAAATGCAGAAATACGAGGACTGCAAGTCCAAGGAGGAGCAGGAGCTGCATGACATCCACTCTACACGCTCCAAGGAACGGCTCAATGCCTACACATAA